CACGAAAGCCGGCTTCGAACGGTTCCCCCAGGCTTTCGGACAGAGCGTTCAGGTAGCGTTCGGCGATGGCAACGCCCAAGCCAACACCGTCAACGCAGCGACGCTGCTGGCTTCCCTGCAGCGTGACAGTGCCTCCCTGCTGGATACCCGTGTGGTGGGCCTCGACGCCCTGGCCGGTTCCAGCGAGTCCGGGCTGGTGGTGGGTGCCACCGCCGACGTCGCCAATAAGCTGTCCGCACCACTGCGGTTGGCGGAGTTCCGCACCATCTCGCCTGACGACGTCGAATACGGCGTTGGCGCCTCGGCTCCGTACGGCGTGTTGGAGGCTTTTGAGCAAGGCGGCCGGAATCTGCTGCTCCTTGGTGCTTGGGCACCGGAAAATGACGCTGCCGCCGCGTCCACGCTCCAGTCCTCGTTGGCCTCCCATGTGGGTGCTGTTGAAGGTGGCTGGGCATCGCTGTCCCGGAACCTCCTGGTGACCCAGCCGTCGGGGACTCCCGTGCTGCTGGAGAGCAATGTGGTGGTTCCGCAGAAGGCTGTGACTGATGACTACCGTCCGTATGCCTGGTGGATCGGCGGGGCAGTGGTGGTGCTGGGCCTGGCGTTCGCAGCCCGGACAGTGCTCCTGCGGCGTCGTGCCCGGGCGGCGCAGGCCTACGTGGATGCTGAACAGGCGGCGACCAATCCGGATCATGGCAACTAACGTAGTCACCCGGCCGCGGGCGGCCCACCGGCGTCCCGCTCCGACGCTGGCACTGCTGCGATCGCTGGCACCGTTGACACGGCAGGGCTGGGCGCGGCTCGGTGCCCCGGTGGTGGGGCGCAAGGTTCCCGGCACCAGGATCGTGGCGGTGGTTTCACTGGTGGTGGGGTACCTCGCCTGCCTGTACACGATCGGTCATGGCACCAACCTGGACTATTCGGATGCCCAGAGCCACCTGACCATCGCCCGGCGGATCTTCGACAGCAAGGCACCCGGCTTTGAGCAGCTGGGCACCGTCTGGCTGCCCATGCCGCACCTGTTGCTGGCTCCGTTCGTGCTGAATATGTGGCTATTCAGCACGGGCTGGGCTGCCGGAATCCTGGGGATCCTGGCGTTGTCCGCCACCTCCACCGGCCTGTACTTGATCGCAGCCCGCCTCGGATTGGGCAGGGCCGGACGTCTCGCCACGACCCTGGTGGTCCTGGCCAACCCGGCGGTTTTGTACGTCTACACCACAGCGCTGACCGAGCCGGTGCTCATCATGTGCATCGTGGGCGGTATGGCCGGATTGGCGCATTGGGCCACCAGCCGCCGTCGAATGAGTGCCGGAGAGCTGGCCGTCTTCGCCGGTATTCCGTCCGCCGCCGCAGTACTGTCCCGTTACGAAGGCTGGGCGCTGGTGATGACCGGAACTCTGTTGGTGTTGATCGTCGCCAAGCGCCGCACCGGTGCGTGGCGGGAGGCATTCATCATGGCCGGTGGCTACGTGATGATCCCGGCCGCGGCGGTCCTCTGGTGGATTTCCTACAACTGGGCCATTTACGGCAACCCGCTGGAGTTCATGTTCGGGCAGTACTCCGCCTACGCGCAGCAGAAGAACATCACCGACGGCGGCCTGTTGCCCACCAAGGGCAACCTGGGACTCACGCTGACTACTTTCCATTGGTCCCTGCTGGAGACAGTTGGCGTGGTGGTCCTCGCGCTGGCGGCATGCGGCGCCGTCGTGCTGGTCTTCAGGCGGGGCTTTGCCAACAGCACCCTGCTGGTGGCGGTGACCGGCAGTGCGTATGCTTTTGCGGTGCTGAGCCTCTTCCTGGGACAGACGGCCATTAACAACGACCATTCGCTGCCGTCAACGTGGTGGAACAACCGCTTCGCACTGACGGCGCTGCCCCTGGTGGCCATTCTGGTAGCCGTGGTGGTGGAGGAACTCGCCCGCCCGGCCCGCATCAAGCCCGTGGTGGTCGGCGCGTTGCTGGCTGGACTCGTGGTGCAGAACCTCTGGTGGAGCGAGGATCCCACGGGTCGGCTCGCCGTCCTGGCGGAGGGGCGGATGTCAGCGGAGTCCACCACCAATTCCACGGCCGCGGCGCGCTGGCTCCACGAGCACTACGAGTCCGGCGGAATACTCATGGATGAGAGCGCCCGGGGCAACGCCGTGCTTCCTGTCATGGGCATTCCCCTCAAAGAGATCTACAACCGTGCCTCCGGAGACTACTTTGGTCCGGCACTGAAGGACCCTGCAAAGTACGCGCAGTGGGTGTTCGTCAACGTTGAAGCCGGAACGGGAGCGCGGGACTCGGGGCCCACGGACCTGGTGTACCAGGCGATCGTGGCGAACCCGTCGTTCACTGTCCGCTACTCCGTGGCCTTCTCGACTCCAACCCACCGGATCTATGAAAGGTCCTCCCACTGATGACCTCCCCTTCACGCTTGGCGGACTCCACGCTCAACCGGCAATCGATCGGCCAGACACTGCTTGCGGCGGGGCTCGTCACCCCGGAACAGCTGCAGCGTGCGCTGGATCGCGCGGCGAGCGAAGGCGGGCTGCTGGGCCGGCACCTGATCCTGGAAGCCGGGCTGGACCGTCGTCGGATTTATGAAGTCCTGGCACAGCATTGGGACGCGCCGCTGGTGGACCTGGTGGCTGATCCGGTGGATGACCAGCTGATGGAGGTGCTCGGGTACAGCGACGTGGGCGAGCCGCAGTGGCTGCCATGGAAGATGGACGGTGACGTGCTGACGGTGGCCACTGCGGTGGCTCCGTCCACAGCCATCGCCGAGGAAGCGGCGCGTCTTTTCGACGCCGCATCTGTTGAATTTCGCACCACCACCGACTGGGACATCAACCAGTCCATCCAGCGTTCCTTCCGGCGCCACCTCCTCTACGAATCCGCCGAGCGCCTTGCCGAAGAGCGTCCGGGCGAATCCGCACGCACCGCCCTGACCCCATGGCAGCGATACCTCCCGGTGGTCCTGCTCACGGGACTAATCACTGCGTTCGTGCTCTCTCCGCTGACGGCTTTGATCGTGCTGCTGGCAGCAGCAAACGTCGTCTTCCTGGTGAGCATCGGCTTCAAGACGCTCGCGAGTCTCCGCAGCCCCTTCGACAGGATGCATGATGCTGCGGTGGCCAAAGCCAGGGATAAGGAGAGGGCCACCCGCGGCCTGGCACCCCTGGCGGAGGAACGGGTCCCCGACGGCGACTTGCCTGTCTACACGATCCTGGTTCCGGTGTTCCGGGAAGCGAACATCATCGACAAATTGTTGACCAACCTGGGCCAACTGGACTACCCACGGTCCAAGCTGGATGTCCTGGTCCTTCTGGAAGAAGACGACGCCGAGACCATCGCCGCCGCGAAGGCTTCGCGGCCACCGGAATACGTCCGAATCCTCATCGTGCCCAAGGGCGATCCGCAGACCAAGCCAAGGGCCTGCAACTACGGGCTGACGTTCGCCCGCGGCGAGTACGTGGTCATTTACGATGCCGAGGACCGCCCCGAGCCCGGCCAGCTGCGTGCCTCCATCGCCGCGTTCAAGCAGGACGCCTTTGAACGGGAACACCTCAACCCGGACCGCAAACCGCTGATCTGCGTCCAGGCTGCGCTCAACTACTTCAACGCGGACCAGAACGTCCTCACCCGGATGTTCACCATCGAATACACGCACTGGTTCGACTCGATGCTCCCTGGCCTGGACAACTCAGGGATCCCGCTGCCGCTGGGTGGGACCTCCAACCACTTTGTGACCTCGCTGCTGAAGGAAGTCGGCGCGTGGGACCCATGGAACGTGACCGAGGACGCCGACCTGGGGCTCCGGGCCGCCGTGGACGGGTACCGTGTGGGCGTCATCAACTCCACCACGTGGGAAGAAGCGTGCTCGCAGGTGCCGGCGTGGATCAAGCAACGCACCCGCTGGATCAAGGGCTACATGGTCACCTCGGCCGTCAACACCCGGAACACGGTGCGCTACATCAAGAGCACTGGGATTGCCGGCGCCGTTGGGTTCCTCGGCCTGATCCTGGGCACCCCGTTGGCGTTCCTGGCCTACCCGCTGGTGGTGGGCTTCACCGTGGTCACGTACATCGGCTATGACGTTGTTGGCCTGGTCCTGCCCGAATGGCTGTTGGTGGGCGGCATGGTGTCCATGCTCTTCGGTAACGCCATGATGATCATCGTTTCCGGTGTGGCCACCCTCCGCCGGCACGGATGGAGGATCGCGATCTTCGCCCTGCTCAACCCGTTCTATTGGGTGCTGCACTCGGTGGCTGCCTGGCGGGCGGCCTGGCAGATGCTCACCAGCCCGCACAAGTGGGAGAAGACTCCGCACGGACTGGAAGCCGAATACCACGACGACGGCCACTGGGTTGGTTGAAGCGGGGCCGGTTGGAACCACCCCTGATCTTGAGCAAATCCTGAGCAAATGCCGCAGTGGGGTTGAGTAAGCCTCGCCACACTGAACTCAAAGCCGCAGGATGACCAGCTGAGGGGGTTGGACACGGTGCTCGATGCTTTCTCGGTACGGGTTGGTTTAGGCGTGGTCACGGTGACGCTGTTGGTGCTGTTCTGTATCTCCTTTCAGCGCACCCGCTCACCCTATGCAGGCTGGTGGAGCGTGGCCCTGCTGGAATTCATGATGGGCAACGCAGCATTCCTGCTGAACGGCACCCCTCACCAGCAATGGGCCAACCCCGTGGGCAACATCCTGGTGGTGGCCGGAGCGTTCAGCGTTTGGGCAGGCGCAAAGACCCTTCGGGACCGTAACGCGGCACCATGGCAGTTGGCCATCGGTCCCGCCGTCACCGCCGTCGCGTCCTGCCTGGATAGTCCCGGGTCCAATGTGTGGTCCGGCGGATTTGTCTATCTGGCGATGATGGCCGTGGGCATTGCCTTGGCCGCCTACGACCTGTGGTTCATCAAGTCCTCGCACTCCCAGGTCCACAAAGCACTGTCCGTCGCGGCAGGTCTGCTGGCCGGCTATTACCTGGGCAGGTGGTTGGTTTTTGCGCTTGAAGGCCCGTCAAGCCACACGTTCACCACCTACTTTGGACCTGCACCTTCGGCCCTGATATCCATGGTGCTCCTGGTCACCGTGTCCTTCAGCATGACGGCCCTCACCAGCGACCAACTCATCAAGGGACTCAAGGAACGGGCCGACCGCGACCACCTGACCGGCCTCCTCAACCGGGGAACCTTCCTGGACATGGCCACCACGGAACTCCACCGCCTGCAGTCCGCAGGATCCGGCGCAGCCATAGTCCTTGCGGACCTTGACCATTTCAAAGCCGTCAACGACGAATTCGGCCACGGGGCCGGGGACAAGGCACTCCAGGCCTTCGCCGAAGCCTGCGGTGCCTCGGTCAGGTCCACCGATCTGATCGGGCGTTACGGCGGTGAGGAATTTATCCTGTTCCTGCCCGGGGCCACGCAGGACCGGGCCGAGGACATCGCAGCCGAAATCAGCCGCCGGATGGCAGCCACCCCGGCGCCCCAGGGCGTCGCATTTCCCACTATCAGCTATGGAGTCACCTCCAGCATCCCCGCAGGTGCTGACGTGAAATTCATGATTGAGGTGGCGGACGCAGCCCTGTACAGCGCCAAAGCGCAAGGAAGAAACCGGATTGTAGGAGCTGACCGCCATCAGGCGGCCATTATCGCGGATGAGGCACGATCATGACCTTCAACGAACTCACCACCAGGATCCAGATCCAGCACACCCAGGAGCTGTCCGCCTTCCGGCAAAACATCACCAGCGCTCCCTACATGGCCGGAACACCGACGTCCCTGAATGCGGACCGCCGGTCAGTCCGGATGGGTCCCGTCCAATCGGTGGAGGACGGGAACGCCAACCTGACCATCGTCGCCGACGTGGAAGGCCTGGCCTGGTTCACAGCTGACAAAGGCCTGCTGGGCAGTTGCATCACAGTGTCCATCGCCGGTCACCGCAGGAACACGGGGACCCGCGTCCACCTCCCGCTGGCAGAATGCGACGCCTGGATCGAGGCCATCCTCGGCGGCTCCTGGATCACCCACGTGTACCGCGCCGGCAAGAGGGTGGAGTCCGACGGCAGGATGGACATCGCCTCCTACCGGCTGTTCCTGGACGAGCGCCGCAATCCCGTCGCCAAGCCGCAGGCCGTCGCCGATACGACGCTGCGACGCCTGGAAGAATCGTGACCAGCACAAAGCCCCGACGACTCGTCCCCGCTGACGCTGATTCCCGCATCGAAAAACTCGAGCGGCACGTCCAGTCGCTCATGGAAGAGCTCCACCACGTCCGGCATGAGCAGCGCCGCGAGGCGCTCACTGATGCACTCACCGGACTCGGCAACCGCTTGGCCTTGGTGGAGGCTTTCGCTGCGGCACGGAACGCCGCGGCCCACGGTTCCGCTCAACCTGCGCTCCTCCTCATGAACCTGGACGGTTTCAAGGCACTGAAAAACTCCGCCGGCCTTGCCGCGGCGGACCAGGTTCTGGTCACCGTGGCGATGCGCATCCGGTCGGCCGTACGGGAGAACGACGTCGTCACGCGCCTGGGTGCCGACGAATACGCGGTGCTGTTGCCCGCCACCCCGCAAAACCGGGCTACCGCCGTCGGCAACCGCATCCTGGCCGCGCTGGAACCGAACATCGATCTCGGGAACAACAGCGTCCGCTGCGGTGCAAGCATGGGGCTGCGGACAGCAGAGCCACACCACACCCTCGAGGACCTGCTCCAGGAAGCCGATATCGCTATGGAGGAATCCAAGAGCGAGGGCCGGAACAAGCTCAAGGTGTTCGATCCCGCCACGCTGCACGCCCGGCAGCTCCAGCGGCAGATTGTGGGTGAACTCCGCGAGGCCATCCGTGCAGATCAGTTGGTGCTGAACTACCAGCCGATCGTGGAGCTGGCCACGGGAAGGATCGAAGGCTGCGAAGCTCTGGTCCGCTGGAACCACCCTGTGCACGGCTTGATCATGCCGGACCAGTTCATTCCCGTGGCCGAGGCTACGGGGCTTATCGCGGAGCTGGGGAGGTGGGTCCTGCGCACCGCCGTGGGGCAGCTGCGGCAGTGGCGGGACAACCCGGCCACGGCCCAGCATGACTTCTCCATGCGCATCAATGTCTCCGCCGCGGACCTGCAGAGCCTGGAGTTCGTGGACGACGTCAGCGAAGCCCTTGCCGAGGAAAGCCTGCGTCCGGAATCGCTGGTCCTGGAGCTGACCGAGAGCGCCATCATCCAGAACAACGAGCTGGACCGCTACACCCTGGCGAGCCTGCACAGGCTGGGTGTGGGACTTGAAATCGATGATTTTGGTGCCGGATATTCGTCCATGGGATACCTGCGGAAGCTGCCCGTGGACCGGGTGAAAGTGGACCGGCAATTTGTGAAGGACCTCGGAAAAGATCCCTCCCAACTCGTGTTCCTGGCGGCCATCCAGGAAGTTATCCGGTCCTGCGGGCTGGAAGGTGTGTGGGAAGGCATTGAAACTGCCGAGGAAGCAGCGGCGCTCCGGAGTATCGGCTGCGCCAGCGGCCAAGGGTACTACTTTGGCAGGCCCTTGCCCGAGGTTGGGTTCACGGAGCAGTTGACCCGGCTGCGGACCTGGCCGGCTTGATCTCCTTGTGAGACAGCAGAAGGCCCCTGCACCCGTCCTTGCGGACGCGTGCAGGGGCCTTTTGGCTGGCCGGTCTTTAGCCGAAGTACTTCGGCAGGGTGGCTTCGTGTGCTTCGCGGAGAGCGTCCAAGGAGAGCTCGTCCACGCCGTTGATCTCCAGCTTTCCACCGGCAGCGTCAACAACGCCGATCCGGAGGTGGGCGAAGCCGCGGGCTGTGCACATGTCCTTGAAGCGGACTTCCTCGGAGCGCGGCACAGACACGATCGCACGGGCCTGGGACTCGGAGAAGAGAGCCGTAAACAGGTCCACGCCGTCGCGCTCCATGAGTTCTTCAAGGGCGATCCGGGCGCCTACACCGTAGCGCAGCGAGGACTCAACCAAGGCAGCCGCGAGGCCACCTTCGGAGAGGTCGTGGGCTGCGTCAACCATGCCGTCGCGGGAAGCGTTGATCAGGATCTCGCCCAAAGCACGCTCTGCTGCGAGGTCGACCTTCGGGGGCAGGCCACCGAGGTGTCCGCGGAGGTTTGACCATTCCGAACCGTCCAACTCTGCTGCGGTGGTGCCCAGCAGGTAGATGGCCTGGCCGTCCTCGCGCCAGCCCGACGGCGTGCGGCGGGCAACGTCGTCGAGCTTGCCCAGGACTGCCACTACGGGGGAGGGGTGGATGGGTGTGGTGCCGGTCTGGTTGTACAGGGAGACGTTGCCGCCCGTGACCGGGATGCCGAGCTCCATACAGGCGTCCGACAGGCCGCGGATGGCCTCGGCGAGCTGCCACATGACATCCGGGTCCTCAGGGGAACCGAAGTTCAGGCAGTCGCTGACGGCCATCGGAACAGCACCGGAGGTGGCGACGTTGCGGTAGGCCTCGGCCAACGCAAGCTGTGCACCCTGGTACGGCTCCAGGTAGGTGTAGCGGCCGTTGGCGTCGGTGGCCAGGGCAACGCCCAGGCCGGTTTCCTCGTCAACGCGGACCACGCCGGCGTCATCCGGGAAGGCCATGGCCGTGTTGCCGCCAACGTAGCGGTCGTACTGGTTGGTGATCCAGGCCTTGCTGCACATGTTCGGCGATGCCACGAGTTCGGTGACGGCTGCTGCCAGCTCGGACGGAGCTGCCGGACGGCCGGCATCCTCAACGGAACCGGTGAAGGCGTTGGCCTGCACCGAGTCCTGCCACTCCGGGCGGGCGAACGGACGGTCGTAGACCGGGCCGTCGTGCGCAACGGTGCGGGGATCGACGTCGACGATTACTTCGCCTTCCCAGGTGATGATGAGGCGACCGGTGTCGGTGACCTCACCCAACCAGGAGTACTCCACGGCCCACTTGTCCATCACAGCTTCGAAAGCGGCGATGTTCTCCGGGGTGACCACGGCCATCATGCGTTCCTGCGACTCGGACATGAGGATCTCGCCCGGGGTCAGCGTGGGATCACGCAGCAGGACGGAGGTCAGTTCCACTTCCATGCCGCCGTCGCCGTTGGAGGCGAGCTCAGACGTGGCGCAGGAAATGCCTGC
Above is a genomic segment from Arthrobacter sp. YN containing:
- a CDS encoding ArnT family glycosyltransferase is translated as MATNVVTRPRAAHRRPAPTLALLRSLAPLTRQGWARLGAPVVGRKVPGTRIVAVVSLVVGYLACLYTIGHGTNLDYSDAQSHLTIARRIFDSKAPGFEQLGTVWLPMPHLLLAPFVLNMWLFSTGWAAGILGILALSATSTGLYLIAARLGLGRAGRLATTLVVLANPAVLYVYTTALTEPVLIMCIVGGMAGLAHWATSRRRMSAGELAVFAGIPSAAAVLSRYEGWALVMTGTLLVLIVAKRRTGAWREAFIMAGGYVMIPAAAVLWWISYNWAIYGNPLEFMFGQYSAYAQQKNITDGGLLPTKGNLGLTLTTFHWSLLETVGVVVLALAACGAVVLVFRRGFANSTLLVAVTGSAYAFAVLSLFLGQTAINNDHSLPSTWWNNRFALTALPLVAILVAVVVEELARPARIKPVVVGALLAGLVVQNLWWSEDPTGRLAVLAEGRMSAESTTNSTAAARWLHEHYESGGILMDESARGNAVLPVMGIPLKEIYNRASGDYFGPALKDPAKYAQWVFVNVEAGTGARDSGPTDLVYQAIVANPSFTVRYSVAFSTPTHRIYERSSH
- a CDS encoding glycosyltransferase, whose translation is MTSPSRLADSTLNRQSIGQTLLAAGLVTPEQLQRALDRAASEGGLLGRHLILEAGLDRRRIYEVLAQHWDAPLVDLVADPVDDQLMEVLGYSDVGEPQWLPWKMDGDVLTVATAVAPSTAIAEEAARLFDAASVEFRTTTDWDINQSIQRSFRRHLLYESAERLAEERPGESARTALTPWQRYLPVVLLTGLITAFVLSPLTALIVLLAAANVVFLVSIGFKTLASLRSPFDRMHDAAVAKARDKERATRGLAPLAEERVPDGDLPVYTILVPVFREANIIDKLLTNLGQLDYPRSKLDVLVLLEEDDAETIAAAKASRPPEYVRILIVPKGDPQTKPRACNYGLTFARGEYVVIYDAEDRPEPGQLRASIAAFKQDAFEREHLNPDRKPLICVQAALNYFNADQNVLTRMFTIEYTHWFDSMLPGLDNSGIPLPLGGTSNHFVTSLLKEVGAWDPWNVTEDADLGLRAAVDGYRVGVINSTTWEEACSQVPAWIKQRTRWIKGYMVTSAVNTRNTVRYIKSTGIAGAVGFLGLILGTPLAFLAYPLVVGFTVVTYIGYDVVGLVLPEWLLVGGMVSMLFGNAMMIIVSGVATLRRHGWRIAIFALLNPFYWVLHSVAAWRAAWQMLTSPHKWEKTPHGLEAEYHDDGHWVG
- a CDS encoding GGDEF domain-containing protein; protein product: MDTVLDAFSVRVGLGVVTVTLLVLFCISFQRTRSPYAGWWSVALLEFMMGNAAFLLNGTPHQQWANPVGNILVVAGAFSVWAGAKTLRDRNAAPWQLAIGPAVTAVASCLDSPGSNVWSGGFVYLAMMAVGIALAAYDLWFIKSSHSQVHKALSVAAGLLAGYYLGRWLVFALEGPSSHTFTTYFGPAPSALISMVLLVTVSFSMTALTSDQLIKGLKERADRDHLTGLLNRGTFLDMATTELHRLQSAGSGAAIVLADLDHFKAVNDEFGHGAGDKALQAFAEACGASVRSTDLIGRYGGEEFILFLPGATQDRAEDIAAEISRRMAATPAPQGVAFPTISYGVTSSIPAGADVKFMIEVADAALYSAKAQGRNRIVGADRHQAAIIADEARS
- a CDS encoding putative bifunctional diguanylate cyclase/phosphodiesterase, which produces MTSTKPRRLVPADADSRIEKLERHVQSLMEELHHVRHEQRREALTDALTGLGNRLALVEAFAAARNAAAHGSAQPALLLMNLDGFKALKNSAGLAAADQVLVTVAMRIRSAVRENDVVTRLGADEYAVLLPATPQNRATAVGNRILAALEPNIDLGNNSVRCGASMGLRTAEPHHTLEDLLQEADIAMEESKSEGRNKLKVFDPATLHARQLQRQIVGELREAIRADQLVLNYQPIVELATGRIEGCEALVRWNHPVHGLIMPDQFIPVAEATGLIAELGRWVLRTAVGQLRQWRDNPATAQHDFSMRINVSAADLQSLEFVDDVSEALAEESLRPESLVLELTESAIIQNNELDRYTLASLHRLGVGLEIDDFGAGYSSMGYLRKLPVDRVKVDRQFVKDLGKDPSQLVFLAAIQEVIRSCGLEGVWEGIETAEEAAALRSIGCASGQGYYFGRPLPEVGFTEQLTRLRTWPA
- the purL gene encoding phosphoribosylformylglycinamidine synthase subunit PurL, with product MTTETTKKFNIDTVEHAAKTPDTELPWAELGLKQNEFDEIVKVLGRRPTGAELAMYSVMWSEHCSYKSSKNHLRQFGEKVTEEMKKDMLVGIGENAGVTNLGDGWAVTFKIESHNSPSFVEPYQGAATGIGGIVRDIISMGARPVAVMDPLRFGAIDHPDTARVMHGAVAGIGGYGNCLGLPNIGGEMVFDSVYQGNPLVNALAVGVMRHEDIRLANASGKGNKVVLFGARTGGDGIGGASVLASESFDDTKPSKRPAVQVGDPFAEKVLIECCLELFKGSLVEGIQDLGAAGISCATSELASNGDGGMEVELTSVLLRDPTLTPGEILMSESQERMMAVVTPENIAAFEAVMDKWAVEYSWLGEVTDTGRLIITWEGEVIVDVDPRTVAHDGPVYDRPFARPEWQDSVQANAFTGSVEDAGRPAAPSELAAAVTELVASPNMCSKAWITNQYDRYVGGNTAMAFPDDAGVVRVDEETGLGVALATDANGRYTYLEPYQGAQLALAEAYRNVATSGAVPMAVSDCLNFGSPEDPDVMWQLAEAIRGLSDACMELGIPVTGGNVSLYNQTGTTPIHPSPVVAVLGKLDDVARRTPSGWREDGQAIYLLGTTAAELDGSEWSNLRGHLGGLPPKVDLAAERALGEILINASRDGMVDAAHDLSEGGLAAALVESSLRYGVGARIALEELMERDGVDLFTALFSESQARAIVSVPRSEEVRFKDMCTARGFAHLRIGVVDAAGGKLEINGVDELSLDALREAHEATLPKYFG